A single Thermaerobacter sp. FW80 DNA region contains:
- a CDS encoding MFS transporter, translating to MTRRQLRDTLWRVNVLAALTFAVVTMSRPLFSVFAARELGAGATGLGVVAGTYALVPLFLSMPVGGLVGRWGERPLLVAGAAGLAAGLLVAAASPALPWLVAAALVAGMSQMLLVVCTQTLVTSLGEPREREQQLAWFTTATSAGQLVGPLGGGLLADRVGFRATFAVAAALCLAGVLLARRVYAPPAAAAPMDLRTQAGRARELLALPEMRLAILAAFSLIFSLGVNQSFYAVYVTQVLGFSTSTLGMLLAVRAVTALAVRAYMRPLVAWAGGRFRVLFLAMVAGAAALGVTPLLRDVASLTVAAALLGIATGLTMPLSMLAAANSVPTAERGLAMGVRLTGNRLAELTSPLLFGPVADWVGLGPAFHAAGVLLLAAALLSLRWRHGLDDADRLAGAASPSGADEDLAGGGPLEGRGARPPVHRAGD from the coding sequence TTGACCCGCCGGCAGCTGCGCGACACCCTCTGGCGGGTCAACGTCCTGGCCGCCCTGACCTTCGCCGTGGTCACCATGTCGCGGCCGCTGTTCTCGGTGTTCGCCGCCCGAGAACTGGGAGCCGGCGCCACGGGGCTCGGGGTGGTGGCCGGGACGTATGCCCTCGTGCCCCTGTTCCTCTCCATGCCGGTGGGCGGCCTGGTGGGTCGCTGGGGCGAGCGGCCCTTGCTGGTGGCGGGAGCGGCCGGCCTGGCGGCAGGGCTCCTGGTGGCCGCGGCCAGTCCCGCGCTGCCCTGGCTGGTAGCAGCCGCCCTGGTGGCGGGCATGTCCCAGATGCTCCTGGTGGTCTGCACCCAGACCCTGGTCACCAGCCTGGGCGAGCCCCGGGAGCGCGAGCAGCAGCTGGCCTGGTTCACCACCGCCACCTCCGCCGGCCAGCTGGTCGGTCCCCTGGGGGGCGGACTGCTGGCGGATCGGGTCGGCTTCCGGGCCACCTTCGCCGTGGCGGCGGCGCTCTGCCTGGCCGGCGTCCTGCTGGCGCGGCGCGTGTACGCGCCGCCGGCGGCCGCGGCCCCCATGGACCTGCGCACCCAGGCGGGCCGGGCCCGCGAGCTGCTGGCCCTGCCCGAGATGCGGCTGGCCATCCTGGCCGCCTTCTCGTTGATCTTCTCCCTGGGCGTCAACCAGTCGTTCTACGCGGTGTACGTCACCCAGGTCTTGGGGTTCAGCACGTCCACCCTGGGGATGCTGCTGGCGGTGCGCGCGGTCACGGCCCTGGCCGTCCGCGCCTACATGCGGCCCCTGGTCGCGTGGGCGGGCGGTCGCTTCCGCGTGCTGTTCCTGGCCATGGTCGCCGGGGCGGCGGCCCTCGGCGTCACACCGCTCCTGCGCGACGTGGCGTCGCTGACCGTGGCCGCCGCCCTGCTGGGGATCGCCACCGGGCTGACGATGCCCCTCAGCATGCTGGCGGCGGCCAACTCCGTCCCCACCGCGGAGCGCGGCCTGGCCATGGGGGTGCGTCTGACGGGCAACCGGCTGGCGGAGCTGACGAGCCCGCTGCTCTTCGGGCCGGTGGCGGATTGGGTCGGCCTGGGTCCCGCGTTCCACGCCGCCGGGGTCCTGCTCCTGGCGGCCGCCCTCCTCTCCCTGCGCTGGCGCCACGGGCTGGACGACGCCGACCGGCTGGCCGGCGCGGCCTCTCCGTCCGGCGCCGACGAGGACCTCGCCGGCGGCGGCCCCCTGGAGGGCCGCGGGGCGCGACCGCCCGTCCACCGCGCGGGAGACTGA